A genomic segment from Amycolatopsis camponoti encodes:
- a CDS encoding FAD-dependent monooxygenase: MRVLVAGGGIAGTVTAMAAKLAGHDPVVFEAYPAGGDDAGAFLTIMHNGMDALRAIGAERPVIDSSFAAHGVELVAPNGETAGRREFGTEGLDGPRTLTRATLYRVLQDEAARRAVPVERGKRLVGVKPDGTGVTVEFADGTTETGDVLVGADGLHSVVRKLIDPDADAPRYTGQTVVWGYTRARGLPSAAGIYRMVRGSKAAFGFTTAPDGATFWFARIPDAERSREAIAAVTPEGWREFAYAAFAGEPLPCTEIIAATGDEVFGGHSYDVPSTRIWSTPDMVLVGDAAHAAAPADAQGASMAIEDSVVLAQCLRDLRDPASAFAAYEGLRRERVEKLVASSAGQDVGEKPGWVYEHHIDWDAKITA, encoded by the coding sequence GTGCGGGTACTGGTCGCGGGTGGCGGGATCGCCGGCACGGTCACGGCGATGGCGGCGAAGCTCGCGGGACACGATCCGGTGGTCTTCGAGGCCTACCCGGCCGGCGGGGACGACGCCGGCGCGTTCCTCACGATCATGCACAACGGCATGGACGCCCTGCGCGCGATCGGTGCCGAACGGCCGGTGATCGACAGTTCGTTCGCCGCCCACGGCGTCGAGCTCGTCGCCCCGAACGGGGAAACGGCCGGGCGGCGCGAGTTCGGCACCGAAGGCCTCGACGGACCGCGCACGCTGACCCGCGCGACGCTCTACCGCGTCCTGCAGGACGAAGCCGCGCGCCGGGCCGTCCCCGTCGAACGCGGCAAGCGCCTGGTCGGCGTGAAGCCGGACGGCACCGGCGTTACCGTCGAGTTCGCCGACGGCACCACCGAAACGGGTGACGTGTTAGTCGGCGCGGACGGGTTGCACTCGGTGGTCCGGAAGCTGATCGACCCGGACGCCGACGCCCCGCGCTACACCGGCCAGACCGTCGTCTGGGGTTACACGCGGGCGCGCGGGCTGCCGTCGGCGGCCGGGATCTACCGCATGGTCCGCGGGAGCAAGGCGGCCTTCGGGTTCACGACCGCCCCGGACGGCGCGACGTTCTGGTTCGCCCGCATCCCCGACGCCGAGCGCTCCCGCGAGGCGATCGCGGCGGTGACTCCTGAGGGGTGGCGCGAGTTCGCGTACGCGGCGTTCGCCGGGGAACCGTTGCCCTGCACGGAAATCATCGCCGCCACCGGCGACGAGGTCTTCGGCGGTCACTCCTACGACGTCCCGAGCACGCGGATCTGGTCGACGCCGGACATGGTGCTCGTCGGCGACGCCGCGCACGCCGCGGCCCCGGCCGACGCGCAGGGTGCGTCGATGGCGATCGAAGACAGCGTCGTGCTCGCGCAGTGCCTGCGCGACCTGCGGGACCCGGCGTCGGCTTTCGCGGCGTACGAAGGACTTCGCCGCGAGCGCGTCGAGAAGCTGGTCGCGTCGAGCGCGGGGCAGGACGTCGGCGAAAAGCCGGGCTGGGTCTACGAGCACCACATCGACTGGGACGCGAAGATCACCGCGTAG
- a CDS encoding LacI family DNA-binding transcriptional regulator, with protein sequence MVTAREIAQLCGVSVATVSRVFNRPATVSATTRENVERVARELDFSPNESARALSRQRSAMVGLVWDTDHRRPGWRHPFLQDLLLGLKSALSSHGYHLLMLATSDDARDRNPGVSLADPIGYVSMTRRHHLAGLVLIDSGTDAEAFTTFAQSGLPCVALDVPLSGPRATYVTSDNAAGAAEAVRHLAALGHDRIATITGPRGNSPAAARTEGYRRGLAEAGLPAREDFVVTGDFYRESGFVGMRRLLARKDPPTAVFAASDEMAVGALLAARAAGLSVPADLSVVGFDDIEVASLVDPALTTVAQDKPGFGTAAAGALLAMIDNAGAPEPVRLPTKLVVRDSCGPTR encoded by the coding sequence ATGGTTACCGCCCGGGAGATCGCCCAACTCTGCGGGGTGTCGGTCGCGACCGTGTCGCGGGTCTTCAACCGCCCCGCCACGGTGAGCGCGACGACGCGCGAAAACGTCGAGCGCGTCGCCCGGGAGCTCGACTTCTCGCCGAACGAGTCGGCGCGAGCGCTGTCACGCCAGCGCTCGGCGATGGTCGGGCTGGTCTGGGACACCGACCACCGGCGGCCCGGCTGGCGGCACCCGTTCCTGCAGGACCTGTTGCTGGGCCTCAAGTCCGCGCTCAGCTCGCACGGCTACCACCTGCTGATGCTCGCGACGAGCGACGACGCCCGCGACCGCAACCCCGGCGTGTCGCTGGCCGACCCGATCGGGTACGTGAGCATGACCCGGCGCCACCACCTGGCCGGGCTGGTGCTGATCGACAGCGGCACCGACGCCGAGGCGTTCACGACGTTCGCCCAGTCCGGGCTGCCGTGCGTCGCGCTCGACGTGCCCCTGTCCGGGCCGCGCGCGACCTACGTGACCTCGGACAACGCCGCGGGCGCCGCGGAAGCCGTCCGGCACCTCGCCGCGCTCGGGCACGACCGGATCGCGACGATCACCGGTCCCCGCGGCAACTCCCCCGCCGCCGCGCGCACCGAGGGCTACCGCCGCGGGCTGGCCGAAGCCGGGCTGCCGGCGCGCGAGGACTTCGTGGTCACCGGGGACTTCTACCGCGAAAGCGGGTTCGTCGGGATGCGGCGGCTGCTGGCCCGCAAGGACCCGCCGACGGCGGTGTTCGCGGCCAGCGACGAGATGGCGGTCGGCGCCCTGCTCGCGGCCCGCGCGGCCGGGTTGTCGGTGCCGGCGGACCTGTCGGTGGTCGGCTTCGACGACATCGAGGTGGCGTCCCTGGTCGACCCGGCGCTGACGACGGTGGCCCAGGACAAACCGGGCTTCGGCACCGCGGCGGCGGGCGCGCTGCTGGCGATGATCGACAACGCCGGCGCCCCGGAACCGGTGCGCCTGCCGACGAAACTGGTGGTCCGCGACTCGTGCGGCCCTACGCGGTGA
- a CDS encoding DUF4760 domain-containing protein, whose translation MTTQVALDVLPIIISAIALTIAAVSMRRQWRSARNANAVAAILKLFEEYRSDDLKMARRTVFEMSEFDVESAPALRDLPDEVRRAAERVAQYFDHVGLLVGHRLAPARPMISFFGVGCETLWEKLAPCVAVERQLRKVDYYLGYFEALAALSEKIGADGLNKKITTKMRLGRVPLK comes from the coding sequence ATGACAACTCAGGTCGCGCTTGACGTGCTTCCGATAATCATCTCCGCTATCGCTCTGACAATTGCGGCGGTATCGATGCGACGACAGTGGCGGTCCGCGCGGAACGCGAACGCGGTGGCTGCGATCTTGAAGTTGTTCGAGGAGTACCGGTCAGACGATCTCAAGATGGCACGGCGAACGGTCTTCGAGATGTCGGAATTCGACGTGGAGTCGGCTCCGGCCCTGCGGGACTTGCCGGACGAGGTAAGGAGGGCGGCTGAGCGGGTTGCGCAGTATTTCGATCATGTCGGCCTCCTGGTGGGTCATCGTCTCGCGCCGGCCCGGCCGATGATCTCCTTCTTCGGGGTCGGATGCGAGACGTTGTGGGAGAAGCTCGCGCCGTGTGTTGCCGTCGAACGGCAGTTGAGGAAAGTCGACTACTACCTCGGATATTTTGAGGCACTCGCCGCACTCTCCGAGAAGATCGGCGCCGACGGACTCAACAAGAAAATAACGACCAAGATGCGTCTGGGAAGAGTGCCCTTGAAGTGA
- a CDS encoding aminotransferase class I/II-fold pyridoxal phosphate-dependent enzyme: protein MTTASVDVDTARRDYAALVDRGLSLDITRGKPSPAQLDLANGLLTLPGDGTFKAEDGTDVRNYGGLKGLPELRRIFAGALQVPAGQLLAAGNSSLELMHDAVVQALLSKLPGAERRWADEPTLKFLAPVPGYDRHFALTERFGIELVPVPMTDQGPDMAVVERLVAEDSAVKGIWCVPKYSNPTGVTFSDDVVKRFATMTTAAPDFRIFWDNAYAVHHLTDAEPALADLLALATEAGNADRVFVFGSTSKITHAGAGVGFFGASEANLAWWVGNIGKRTIGPDKVNQLRHALFLEDEAGVRAHMRKHAEIIGPKFEAVDRILTEELGDSGLATWTKPTGGYFVSLTVPEGTAKEVVRLAKEAGVALTPAGATHPHGDDPADAVIRIAPTFPVLADVEEAVRALAVCVRLAAAERA from the coding sequence ATGACCACTGCTTCCGTCGACGTCGACACGGCCCGCCGCGACTACGCGGCCCTGGTCGACCGCGGCCTCTCCCTCGACATCACCCGCGGCAAGCCGTCCCCGGCGCAGCTCGACCTCGCGAACGGCCTGCTGACCCTCCCCGGCGACGGCACCTTCAAGGCCGAGGACGGCACCGACGTCCGCAACTACGGCGGCCTCAAGGGCCTGCCGGAGCTGCGCCGCATCTTCGCGGGCGCGCTGCAGGTCCCGGCCGGGCAGCTGCTCGCCGCCGGCAACTCCAGCCTCGAGCTGATGCACGACGCCGTCGTCCAGGCCCTGCTCTCCAAGCTCCCCGGCGCCGAGCGCCGCTGGGCCGACGAGCCCACCCTCAAGTTCCTCGCCCCCGTCCCGGGCTACGACCGCCACTTCGCGCTCACCGAGCGCTTCGGCATCGAGCTCGTCCCGGTGCCGATGACCGACCAGGGCCCCGACATGGCCGTCGTCGAGCGCCTCGTCGCCGAGGACTCCGCCGTCAAGGGCATCTGGTGCGTGCCGAAGTACAGCAACCCGACCGGCGTCACGTTCAGTGACGACGTCGTCAAGCGGTTCGCCACCATGACCACCGCGGCGCCCGACTTCCGGATCTTCTGGGACAACGCCTACGCCGTGCACCACCTGACCGACGCCGAGCCGGCCCTGGCCGACCTGCTCGCGCTGGCCACCGAGGCGGGGAACGCCGACCGCGTGTTCGTCTTCGGCTCGACCTCGAAGATCACCCACGCCGGTGCCGGCGTCGGCTTCTTCGGTGCCTCCGAGGCCAACCTGGCCTGGTGGGTCGGCAACATCGGCAAGCGCACCATCGGCCCGGACAAGGTCAACCAGCTGCGCCACGCCCTCTTCCTCGAGGACGAGGCCGGCGTCCGCGCGCACATGCGCAAGCACGCCGAGATCATCGGCCCGAAGTTCGAGGCCGTCGACCGCATCCTCACCGAGGAGCTGGGCGACTCGGGCCTGGCGACGTGGACCAAGCCGACCGGCGGGTACTTCGTGTCGCTGACCGTGCCCGAGGGCACCGCGAAGGAGGTCGTGCGGCTGGCGAAGGAGGCCGGTGTCGCGCTGACCCCCGCCGGGGCGACCCACCCGCACGGCGACGACCCGGCCGACGCGGTCATCCGCATCGCGCCGACGTTCCCGGTGCTCGCCGACGTCGAAGAGGCCGTCCGCGCACTCGCCGTGTGCGTCCGGCTCGCCGCGGCCGAACGCGCCTGA
- a CDS encoding ferritin-like domain-containing protein gives MFGKRYTQQLVERSAENATDRRRFLKAAGAAGLGVAGAGALGTALSLGLGSAGATSQYPEKNAQDAAASDAAVLNFALNLEYLEANLYSFAVYGYGLNEKYVNGVGNLGKVSGGHAVKFKSEHTKQIVQEIAGDEVAHVTFLRKALDKAAVAQPEIDFQNSFTAAMQAAGVIKEGQTFDPFASENNFLLAAFLFEDVGVSAYKGAAPLVNNKTFLDAAAGILAVEAYHAGIVRGQLFERGLGDITNKISDARDSLDGKADDDEGVLKDGKANLVPADANGIAFGRSADRVLNIAYLNPDKVSSGGFYPRGLNGDIATSGAKE, from the coding sequence GTGTTCGGAAAACGCTACACACAGCAGCTCGTCGAGCGCAGCGCGGAGAACGCGACCGACCGCCGCCGCTTCCTCAAGGCTGCGGGAGCAGCGGGGCTCGGCGTCGCGGGAGCCGGCGCGCTCGGAACCGCGCTGTCGCTGGGCCTCGGCTCGGCGGGCGCGACTTCGCAGTACCCGGAGAAGAACGCGCAGGACGCCGCCGCCAGCGACGCCGCGGTGCTGAACTTCGCGCTCAACCTGGAGTACCTCGAGGCGAACCTGTACTCGTTCGCCGTCTACGGCTACGGGCTGAACGAGAAGTACGTCAACGGCGTCGGCAACCTGGGCAAGGTCTCCGGTGGGCACGCGGTCAAGTTCAAGAGCGAGCACACCAAGCAGATCGTCCAGGAGATCGCCGGCGACGAGGTCGCCCACGTGACGTTCCTGCGCAAGGCGCTCGACAAGGCCGCCGTCGCGCAGCCGGAGATCGACTTCCAGAACAGCTTCACCGCCGCCATGCAGGCCGCCGGGGTCATCAAGGAAGGCCAGACCTTCGACCCGTTCGCGAGCGAGAACAACTTCCTGCTCGCCGCGTTCCTCTTCGAGGACGTCGGCGTGTCCGCCTACAAGGGCGCGGCGCCGCTGGTGAACAACAAGACGTTCCTCGACGCGGCGGCGGGCATCCTCGCGGTCGAGGCCTACCACGCGGGCATCGTGCGCGGGCAGCTGTTCGAACGCGGCCTCGGCGACATCACGAACAAGATCTCCGACGCCCGCGACAGCCTGGACGGCAAGGCCGACGACGACGAAGGCGTGCTCAAGGACGGCAAGGCGAACCTCGTCCCCGCGGACGCGAACGGCATCGCGTTCGGGCGTTCGGCCGACCGCGTGCTCAACATCGCCTACCTCAACCCGGACAAGGTGTCCTCGGGCGGTTTCTACCCGCGCGGCCTCAACGGCGACATCGCCACCAGTGGCGCCAAGGAGTGA
- a CDS encoding ABC transporter substrate-binding protein: MRPKTTTRRTRLIAVAGAVLAAVTALSACGSSDAGGEKVKLSLGLFGNFGYTDLIKEYQAAHPDIEITERTASYSDHHKSLAAHLATGGGAADIEAIDTGYVAQFKATPDKFVDLNTVGGDKLKDRWLGWKWSASLAKGGQQIGYGTDVGGLAICYRRDLFEAAQLPADRDAVSALWPTWQAFFDAGKRFQAKAPNGVKWMDGGPTVLNAIFGQAPVGYYDQSDQIVVASNPALRTGWDQVVDAVKANLSAGLLYSTPTWNTGFTQSQFATVTCPAWMMTKIKDQAPDTSGKWDVASVPGGGGNWGGSYLTIPKQGKHTKEAADLAAWLTAPEQQAKVFTSQGLLPSTPSLYTDPKITGYTNPFFNNAPVGKLFTDAAKKLNPQYQGPKAGDVQTEFGNAMQRVEQGKQDGAAAWQQLVGDVAKIK; this comes from the coding sequence ATGCGCCCGAAAACGACAACCCGACGGACCCGCCTGATCGCCGTGGCGGGTGCTGTCCTGGCCGCGGTCACCGCCTTGAGCGCCTGCGGGAGCAGTGACGCCGGCGGTGAGAAGGTCAAGCTCAGCCTCGGCCTCTTCGGCAACTTCGGCTACACCGACCTGATCAAGGAGTACCAGGCCGCGCACCCGGACATCGAGATCACCGAGCGGACCGCGTCGTACTCCGACCACCACAAGAGCCTCGCCGCGCACCTGGCCACCGGTGGCGGCGCCGCGGACATCGAGGCGATCGACACCGGGTACGTCGCCCAGTTCAAGGCGACGCCGGACAAGTTCGTCGACCTCAACACCGTCGGCGGCGACAAGCTCAAGGACCGCTGGCTGGGCTGGAAGTGGTCGGCTTCGCTGGCCAAGGGCGGCCAGCAGATCGGCTACGGCACCGACGTCGGCGGCCTGGCCATCTGCTACCGCCGCGACCTGTTCGAGGCCGCCCAGCTGCCCGCCGACCGCGACGCCGTCTCCGCGCTCTGGCCCACCTGGCAGGCGTTCTTCGACGCGGGCAAGCGATTCCAGGCGAAGGCACCGAACGGTGTCAAGTGGATGGACGGCGGCCCGACCGTGCTCAACGCGATCTTCGGCCAGGCTCCGGTCGGCTACTACGACCAGAGCGACCAGATCGTCGTCGCGAGCAACCCGGCTCTGCGCACGGGCTGGGACCAGGTCGTCGACGCCGTCAAGGCGAACCTGAGCGCCGGCCTGCTCTACAGCACGCCGACCTGGAACACCGGGTTCACGCAGAGCCAGTTCGCGACCGTCACCTGCCCCGCCTGGATGATGACGAAGATCAAGGACCAGGCGCCGGACACCTCGGGCAAGTGGGACGTCGCGAGCGTGCCCGGTGGGGGCGGCAACTGGGGCGGCTCGTACCTCACGATCCCCAAGCAGGGCAAGCACACCAAGGAAGCCGCCGACCTCGCCGCGTGGCTGACCGCGCCCGAGCAGCAGGCGAAGGTCTTCACCAGCCAGGGCCTGCTGCCCTCGACGCCGTCGCTCTACACCGACCCGAAGATCACCGGCTACACCAACCCGTTCTTCAACAACGCGCCCGTCGGCAAGCTCTTCACCGACGCCGCGAAGAAGCTGAACCCGCAGTACCAGGGCCCGAAGGCCGGCGACGTGCAGACCGAGTTCGGCAACGCGATGCAGCGCGTCGAGCAGGGCAAGCAGGACGGCGCGGCGGCGTGGCAGCAGCTGGTCGGTGACGTCGCGAAGATCAAGTGA